One Acutalibacter muris DNA window includes the following coding sequences:
- a CDS encoding (2Fe-2S) ferredoxin domain-containing protein — protein sequence MKSLAELQAIRDKARASVNLRENAEAETRVLVGMATCGIAAGARPVLNAFVEEVNKRGLKDTMVTQTGCIGICQYEPVVEIITPGKEKVTYVKMTAEKAVRVVNDHLVNGNVVTEYTIGANAIGAK from the coding sequence ATGAAATCATTAGCGGAACTTCAGGCTATCCGGGACAAGGCCCGGGCCTCTGTAAACCTTCGGGAAAACGCCGAGGCCGAGACCCGCGTTCTGGTGGGCATGGCCACCTGCGGCATCGCCGCCGGGGCGCGGCCGGTGCTCAACGCCTTTGTGGAGGAGGTCAACAAGCGGGGCCTTAAAGACACCATGGTGACCCAGACCGGCTGCATAGGCATCTGCCAGTACGAGCCCGTGGTGGAGATAATCACCCCCGGCAAGGAGAAGGTCACCTATGTGAAGATGACCGCCGAGAAGGCCGTGCGGGTGGTCAATGACCACCTGGTAAACGGCAACGTGGTAACAGAGTACACCATCGGCGCCAACGCTATCGGCGCGAAGTAA
- a CDS encoding NADH-dependent [FeFe] hydrogenase, group A6: protein MDMVNVKINGVDYQVPKDSTILEAARYAGVDIPTLCYLKDINQIGACRMCMVEVKGARSLCAACVYPVNEGMEVFTNSPKVQESRKMTLELLLSVHERKCLTCERSGNCELQKLCNDMGIEEDSRFEGALPAGSKDFSTEYLERNNAKCVLCRRCVAACQNQHVSVIGANNRGFDTEIGCAFEQPLSSVSCVACGQCIVSCPTGALTERDNTQDVIDAINDPEKIVIVQTAPAVRAALGEEFGLPIGTNVEGKMAAALRRLGFDKVFDTDFGADMTIMEEAHEFIGRVKNGGVLPMITSCSPGWIKFCEHYYPDLIEHLSSCKSPQNMTGALIKTWYAEKEGIDPQKIVSVSVMPCVAKKFEIQRDDEDAAGMPDVDISITTRELARLIKKAQLNFNALPDEKFDEQMGESTGAAVIFGATGGVMEAALRTAADVLTGESLDSVEYHEIRGTKGIKEAVYNVAGMDVKVAVASGLKNANEILEKVRAGEADYQFIEIMCCPGGCVNGGGQPVRSANEWAYNDIKALRAKALYDQDANMPLRKSHDNPVVKKCYAEYLGEPGSHKAHEVLHTTYVKRGNKF, encoded by the coding sequence ATGGATATGGTCAACGTAAAGATAAACGGCGTGGACTATCAGGTGCCCAAGGATTCAACTATACTTGAGGCCGCCCGGTATGCCGGGGTGGACATCCCCACGCTGTGCTATTTGAAGGATATAAACCAGATCGGCGCCTGCCGTATGTGCATGGTGGAGGTGAAGGGGGCCCGCTCTCTCTGCGCCGCCTGCGTGTACCCGGTGAACGAGGGCATGGAGGTCTTCACCAACTCCCCCAAGGTCCAGGAGTCCAGGAAAATGACCCTGGAGCTGCTGCTCAGCGTACACGAGCGCAAGTGCCTGACCTGTGAGCGCAGCGGCAACTGTGAGCTGCAGAAGCTCTGTAACGACATGGGCATTGAGGAGGACAGCCGCTTCGAGGGGGCCCTGCCCGCGGGGAGCAAGGACTTTTCCACCGAGTACCTGGAGCGCAACAACGCAAAGTGCGTGCTCTGCCGCCGGTGCGTGGCCGCCTGCCAGAACCAGCACGTTTCCGTTATCGGCGCCAACAACCGGGGCTTTGACACCGAGATAGGCTGCGCCTTTGAGCAGCCCCTGAGCAGCGTCTCCTGCGTGGCCTGCGGCCAGTGCATCGTCAGCTGCCCCACCGGCGCTCTCACCGAGCGGGACAACACCCAGGACGTTATCGACGCCATAAACGACCCGGAGAAGATAGTGATAGTACAGACCGCCCCCGCCGTGCGCGCGGCCCTGGGCGAGGAGTTCGGCCTGCCCATTGGCACCAATGTGGAGGGCAAGATGGCCGCGGCCCTTAGAAGGCTGGGCTTTGACAAGGTGTTCGACACCGACTTCGGCGCGGATATGACCATCATGGAGGAGGCCCACGAGTTCATCGGCAGGGTGAAGAACGGCGGCGTGCTGCCCATGATAACCTCCTGCTCTCCGGGCTGGATAAAGTTCTGCGAGCACTACTATCCAGACCTCATCGAGCACCTGTCCAGCTGCAAGTCCCCACAGAACATGACCGGCGCCCTTATCAAGACCTGGTATGCCGAGAAGGAGGGCATCGACCCCCAAAAGATTGTCTCCGTGTCCGTCATGCCCTGTGTGGCGAAGAAGTTCGAGATACAGCGTGACGACGAGGATGCGGCGGGTATGCCCGACGTGGACATAAGCATAACCACCAGGGAGCTGGCCAGGCTCATAAAGAAGGCCCAGCTGAACTTCAACGCCCTGCCCGACGAGAAATTCGACGAGCAGATGGGAGAGTCCACCGGCGCGGCGGTCATCTTCGGAGCCACCGGCGGCGTTATGGAGGCGGCCCTGCGCACAGCGGCGGACGTGCTCACCGGGGAGAGCCTTGACTCCGTCGAGTACCACGAGATACGCGGCACCAAGGGCATTAAGGAGGCCGTGTACAACGTGGCGGGCATGGACGTGAAGGTGGCCGTTGCCAGCGGCCTGAAGAACGCCAACGAGATACTGGAGAAGGTCCGCGCGGGCGAGGCCGACTACCAGTTCATCGAGATAATGTGCTGCCCGGGCGGCTGCGTGAACGGCGGCGGACAGCCTGTGCGGAGCGCCAACGAGTGGGCGTATAACGACATCAAGGCCCTTCGCGCCAAGGCCCTCTATGACCAGGACGCGAATATGCCGCTGAGGAAGTCCCACGACAACCCGGTGGTGAAGAAGTGCTATGCGGAGTACCTGGGCGAGCCGGGAAGCCACAAGGCCCACGAGGTACTGCACACCACTTACGTGAAGCGCGGCAACAAGTTCTAA
- a CDS encoding ATP-binding protein, translating into MSMLHLEYQVPGDDFTRAGEASGDVKHKLKKLGYEPDAIRRIAIAMYEGEINLVIHGGGGEAIVDVDPDRVDIALIDQGPGIPDVEQAMQAGWSTAPDNVRALGFGAGMGLPNMKKYTDEMTIDSTVGVGTTVKMTVIPGRK; encoded by the coding sequence ATGAGTATGCTGCATTTGGAATACCAGGTGCCCGGCGACGACTTCACCCGGGCGGGCGAGGCCTCCGGCGACGTGAAGCACAAGCTTAAAAAGCTGGGCTATGAGCCCGACGCCATACGACGCATCGCTATAGCAATGTATGAGGGGGAGATAAACCTTGTGATACACGGCGGCGGCGGCGAGGCCATAGTGGACGTGGACCCGGACAGGGTGGACATCGCCCTTATCGACCAGGGACCCGGCATACCCGACGTGGAGCAGGCCATGCAGGCCGGCTGGTCCACGGCCCCGGACAATGTGCGGGCCCTGGGCTTCGGCGCGGGGATGGGCCTGCCCAACATGAAAAAATACACCGATGAAATGACTATCGATTCCACGGTAGGGGTGGGCACTACTGTCAAGATGACCGTCATTCCCGGGAGGAAGTAG
- the murI gene encoding glutamate racemase: MDNRPIGVFDSGLGGLTAVKELEKVLPGESLVYFGDTGRVPYGTRSREVIRRYAKQDMDFLLRHKVKAVLAACGTVSSAAADIGARLPVPYFDVVAPTARAAALATKNRRIGVLGTSATIHSGSYTKAIQQIDESLEVFPQACPLFVPLTENGFISPEEELVRIVVERYLEPVRGAGVDTVILGCTHYPLLSEAIGRAMGPGVTLINSGEEAALALAGALEKTGALCAPGQGRSAEFYVTDAPENFSTVAELFLGHSVEGTRVDITFD; encoded by the coding sequence ATGGATAACCGTCCTATAGGGGTCTTCGACTCGGGGCTGGGCGGACTTACCGCCGTGAAGGAGCTGGAGAAGGTCCTGCCCGGGGAGAGCCTTGTGTACTTCGGGGACACGGGCCGGGTGCCCTACGGCACACGCAGCCGGGAGGTCATCCGCCGCTATGCAAAGCAGGATATGGATTTTCTTCTAAGGCACAAGGTGAAGGCGGTGCTGGCCGCCTGCGGTACGGTGAGCTCGGCGGCGGCGGATATCGGGGCAAGGCTCCCGGTGCCATACTTCGACGTGGTGGCCCCCACCGCCCGGGCGGCGGCGCTGGCCACTAAAAACAGGCGCATAGGGGTGCTGGGCACCAGCGCCACTATTCATAGCGGTTCGTACACAAAGGCAATACAACAGATAGATGAAAGCCTTGAGGTGTTCCCCCAGGCCTGTCCGCTGTTCGTGCCGCTTACTGAGAACGGCTTTATCTCCCCCGAGGAGGAGCTGGTGCGGATAGTGGTGGAGCGGTATTTAGAGCCGGTGCGGGGGGCCGGGGTGGACACGGTGATACTGGGCTGCACTCATTATCCCCTGCTGAGCGAGGCCATAGGCCGGGCCATGGGTCCCGGGGTGACACTTATAAACAGCGGCGAGGAGGCCGCTCTGGCCCTGGCCGGGGCTCTGGAGAAGACAGGGGCGCTCTGTGCCCCCGGGCAGGGGCGAAGCGCGGAGTTCTATGTGACGGACGCGCCGGAAAATTTCTCCACTGTGGCGGAGCTGTTCCTGGGCCACAGCGTGGAGGGGACCAGGGTGGACATAACCTTCGACTGA
- the nuoF gene encoding NADH-quinone oxidoreductase subunit NuoF, which yields MFRSNVLVCGGTGCTSSNSEQIIEKLNEEIKAQGLDKEVNVIRTGCFGLCALGPIMVVYPEGAFYSRVTPEDVPEIVSEHLLKGRIVTRLLYQETVVDENTTKSLNETTFYAKQMRIALRNCGVINPELIDEYIAQDGYAALGKVLTEMTPQQVIDTMLASGLRGRGGAGFPTGLKWKFAAANQADQKYACCNADEGDPGAFMDRSVLEGDPHSVLEAMAIAGYAIGASQGYIYIRAEYPIAVKRLQIAINQAREYGLLGKNIFDSGFDFDIDLRLGAGAFVCGEETALMTSIEGKRGEPRVRPPFPALKGLFGKPTVLNNVETYANIPQIILKGADWFKSIGTEKSPGTKVFALGGKITNTGLVEVPMGTTLREVVEDIGGGVPGDHTFKAAQTGGPSGGCIPASLIDTPIDYDNLIAIGSMMGSGGLIVMDETTCMVDIAKFFLEFTVDESCGKCTPCRVGTKRLLEILDKITSGKGTLEDIDKLEELCYYIKENSLCGLGQTAPNPVLSTLKYFRDEYVAHVTEHRCPAGACKALTNFHIEADKCRGCTLCARNCPVGAISGKVKEPHVIDTSKCIKCGVCMEKCKFNAVVKA from the coding sequence ATGTTTCGATCCAACGTGCTGGTTTGCGGCGGCACCGGCTGCACCTCCTCAAACAGTGAGCAGATAATCGAGAAGCTCAACGAGGAGATAAAGGCCCAGGGCCTGGATAAGGAAGTAAACGTCATCCGCACCGGCTGCTTCGGCCTGTGCGCACTGGGCCCCATCATGGTGGTGTATCCCGAGGGCGCGTTCTACAGCCGCGTCACCCCCGAGGACGTGCCGGAGATAGTCTCCGAGCATCTCTTAAAGGGCCGTATCGTCACCCGGCTCCTGTATCAGGAGACGGTGGTGGACGAGAATACCACCAAGTCCCTTAACGAGACCACCTTCTACGCAAAGCAGATGCGCATAGCTCTTCGCAACTGCGGCGTTATAAACCCCGAGCTTATAGACGAATACATCGCCCAGGACGGCTACGCGGCCCTTGGCAAGGTGCTCACCGAGATGACCCCCCAGCAGGTTATAGACACCATGCTGGCCTCCGGCCTTCGCGGCCGCGGCGGCGCGGGCTTCCCCACGGGTCTTAAGTGGAAGTTTGCGGCGGCCAATCAGGCCGACCAGAAGTACGCCTGCTGCAACGCCGACGAGGGCGACCCGGGCGCGTTCATGGACCGCTCGGTACTGGAGGGCGACCCCCACAGCGTGCTGGAGGCCATGGCCATCGCGGGCTATGCCATCGGCGCCTCCCAGGGCTATATCTACATCCGCGCCGAGTACCCCATCGCGGTAAAGCGCCTGCAGATAGCCATCAACCAGGCCAGGGAGTACGGCCTGCTGGGCAAGAACATCTTTGACTCCGGCTTTGACTTTGATATCGACCTCCGTCTGGGCGCGGGCGCGTTCGTCTGCGGCGAGGAGACGGCGCTGATGACCTCCATTGAGGGCAAGCGCGGCGAGCCCAGGGTGCGGCCCCCGTTCCCTGCCTTAAAGGGCCTGTTCGGCAAGCCCACGGTGCTCAACAACGTGGAGACCTATGCCAATATCCCCCAGATAATCTTAAAGGGCGCCGACTGGTTCAAGTCCATCGGCACTGAGAAGTCCCCGGGCACCAAGGTCTTTGCTCTGGGCGGCAAGATAACCAACACCGGCCTTGTGGAGGTGCCCATGGGCACCACCCTTAGGGAGGTCGTGGAGGACATCGGCGGCGGCGTGCCCGGCGACCACACCTTTAAGGCGGCCCAGACCGGCGGCCCCTCCGGCGGCTGCATACCCGCCAGCCTTATCGACACCCCCATCGACTACGACAACCTTATCGCCATCGGCTCCATGATGGGCTCCGGCGGACTGATAGTCATGGACGAGACCACCTGTATGGTGGACATCGCCAAGTTCTTCCTGGAGTTCACCGTTGACGAGAGCTGCGGCAAGTGCACTCCCTGCCGGGTGGGCACAAAGCGCCTTCTGGAGATCCTCGACAAGATAACCTCCGGCAAGGGCACCCTTGAGGACATAGACAAGCTGGAGGAGCTGTGCTACTACATCAAGGAGAACTCCCTGTGCGGCCTGGGCCAGACGGCCCCGAACCCGGTGCTCTCCACCCTGAAGTATTTTAGGGACGAGTATGTGGCCCACGTCACCGAGCACCGCTGCCCCGCCGGGGCCTGCAAGGCTCTGACGAACTTCCATATCGAGGCCGACAAGTGCCGGGGCTGCACCCTCTGCGCGCGCAACTGCCCGGTGGGCGCCATCTCCGGCAAGGTCAAGGAGCCCCATGTTATCGACACCAGCAAGTGCATAAAGTGCGGCGTATGTATGGAGAAGTGCAAGTTTAACGCCGTCGTCAAGGCCTAA
- the nuoE gene encoding NADH-quinone oxidoreductase subunit NuoE, producing the protein MQKRISTLPFHDTPEQAKKLDEVIAGLKGQAGAVMPALHQAQDIYGYLPMEVQKKIADGLGVSLEEVYGVSTFYSQFSLTPKGRNHISVCLGTACYVKGSDKVLDRIVEKLHIQPEECTEDGLFSLTACRCIGACGLAPVMMINEDVYGRLAPEDVDGILEKYAE; encoded by the coding sequence ATGCAAAAACGTATCAGCACTCTGCCCTTCCATGATACTCCCGAGCAGGCAAAGAAGCTCGACGAGGTCATCGCGGGCCTTAAGGGCCAGGCCGGGGCCGTTATGCCCGCCCTGCACCAGGCCCAGGACATCTACGGGTATCTCCCCATGGAGGTGCAGAAAAAGATTGCCGACGGCCTTGGGGTCTCCCTTGAGGAGGTCTACGGTGTGTCCACGTTCTACTCACAGTTCAGCCTTACGCCCAAGGGGCGCAACCACATTTCCGTGTGCCTTGGCACGGCCTGCTATGTAAAGGGCTCCGACAAGGTGCTGGACAGAATAGTTGAAAAGCTGCACATCCAGCCCGAGGAGTGCACCGAGGACGGCCTGTTCAGCTTGACCGCCTGCCGCTGCATAGGCGCCTGCGGTCTGGCGCCCGTCATGATGATAAACGAGGACGTGTACGGCCGCCTGGCCCCCGAGGACGTGGACGGCATTCTGGAGAAGTACGCGGAGTAA
- a CDS encoding DRTGG domain-containing protein: MQVKDIVDILKCQILVEGDLEQEVKTACGSDMMSDVLAFVKDQSVLLTGLMNPQVVRTAEMMDMHCIVFVRGKPVNQQVLDLAEMKDMTVLSSPYRMFTACGLLFENGLRGGCDIS; encoded by the coding sequence ATGCAGGTAAAAGACATTGTGGACATACTTAAATGCCAGATACTGGTGGAGGGGGACCTTGAGCAGGAGGTCAAGACCGCCTGCGGCAGCGACATGATGAGCGACGTGCTGGCCTTTGTAAAGGACCAGTCTGTGCTGCTGACGGGGCTTATGAACCCACAGGTGGTGCGCACGGCGGAGATGATGGATATGCACTGCATCGTTTTCGTCCGGGGCAAGCCCGTGAACCAGCAGGTGCTGGACCTTGCAGAGATGAAGGACATGACGGTTTTAAGCTCGCCTTACCGTATGTTCACCGCCTGCGGGCTGCTGTTTGAGAACGGCCTGAGAGGGGGCTGCGACATATCATGA
- a CDS encoding DUF1934 domain-containing protein yields MKEDYAITIRGRQVYEDEDQGEICLSALGTYREKDGTRFILYKEYDEDNASAYRTALLKVEPGMVTMSRSGSPTRLILEKGRRHLCLYDTGLGSLTVGIYTSQLDVDLNETGGTLEIAYTLDVDSNLSSQNLLHVEVTPVPEPPEL; encoded by the coding sequence ATGAAAGAGGACTACGCCATAACCATCAGGGGCCGGCAGGTGTACGAGGACGAGGACCAGGGGGAGATATGCCTTTCGGCCCTGGGCACCTACCGGGAGAAGGACGGTACACGGTTCATACTCTACAAGGAGTATGACGAGGACAACGCCAGCGCCTACCGCACGGCGCTTTTAAAGGTGGAGCCGGGCATGGTGACCATGAGCCGCTCGGGGTCACCCACAAGGCTGATACTGGAAAAGGGCAGAAGGCACCTGTGCCTGTACGACACGGGGCTGGGCTCCCTGACGGTGGGCATTTACACCAGCCAGCTGGACGTGGACCTGAACGAGACCGGGGGGACTTTGGAGATAGCCTATACCCTGGACGTGGACTCCAATCTGTCCAGCCAGAACCTGCTGCACGTGGAGGTCACGCCCGTGCCGGAGCCGCCGGAGCTATAG
- a CDS encoding D-alanine--D-alanine ligase family protein yields the protein MSNKLSLAVIFGGQSSEHEVSLMSAASILANLDREKYNIHQVGITKEGRWLLYEGPAEGLSDGRWLRESTPAFLAPDPTVHGLVTLSEGGARTVHIDCVFPALHGKNGEDGSIQGLFELSGIPYVGCRVTSSAVCMDKAIAHTLLSNTDINQAHYLWFYADRYRANSETVLNKIQARLDFPVFVKPANAGSSVGVSKVERPEDLPAAIEKAANEDGKIIVEQGIDGQEVEVAVLGTRPGAEASCVGEIGASAQFYDYDDKYINGTSQLFIPARLEEDVAQKVRETAVKAYRLLGCTGLARVDFFVTREDHRVVLNEINTLPGFTSISMYPKLWRHGGLTYAQLLDRLIELAFEEARNG from the coding sequence ATGAGCAACAAGCTTTCCCTTGCGGTAATCTTCGGCGGGCAGTCCTCTGAGCACGAGGTCTCGCTGATGTCGGCCGCTTCAATACTTGCGAATTTAGACCGGGAGAAGTACAATATACACCAGGTGGGCATAACCAAGGAGGGACGCTGGCTCCTCTATGAGGGTCCGGCGGAGGGTCTTTCCGACGGCCGCTGGCTCAGGGAGTCCACCCCGGCGTTTCTGGCCCCGGACCCCACGGTGCACGGCCTTGTGACCCTTTCAGAGGGCGGCGCGCGCACGGTGCATATAGACTGCGTGTTTCCGGCCCTGCACGGCAAGAACGGCGAGGACGGCTCTATACAGGGGCTCTTTGAGCTCTCGGGCATACCCTATGTGGGGTGCCGGGTGACCAGCTCCGCAGTATGTATGGATAAGGCCATAGCTCATACTCTTCTGTCAAACACCGACATAAACCAGGCCCACTACCTGTGGTTCTACGCCGACAGATACCGTGCCAACAGCGAAACGGTGCTCAATAAGATACAGGCGAGGCTGGACTTCCCGGTGTTTGTGAAGCCCGCCAACGCCGGCTCCTCGGTGGGGGTAAGCAAGGTGGAGCGCCCCGAGGACCTGCCCGCCGCCATAGAGAAGGCCGCAAACGAGGACGGCAAGATAATTGTGGAGCAGGGCATAGACGGCCAGGAGGTGGAGGTGGCCGTGCTGGGCACCCGCCCGGGGGCCGAGGCCTCCTGCGTGGGGGAGATAGGCGCCAGCGCCCAGTTCTACGACTACGACGATAAGTATATAAACGGCACCAGCCAGCTCTTTATCCCCGCCCGCTTAGAGGAGGACGTGGCCCAGAAGGTGCGGGAGACCGCTGTAAAGGCCTATAGGCTCCTGGGCTGCACGGGCCTTGCGAGGGTGGATTTCTTCGTGACGCGTGAGGACCACCGGGTGGTGCTCAACGAGATAAACACCCTGCCCGGCTTCACCTCTATCAGTATGTACCCCAAGCTCTGGAGGCACGGGGGCCTGACCTACGCCCAGCTGCTGGATAGGCTTATAGAGCTGGCTTTTGAGGAGGCCCGGAATGGATAA
- a CDS encoding [Fe-Fe] hydrogenase large subunit C-terminal domain-containing protein, which produces MAEFFHSVTLKEDKCVGCTNCVKRCPTEAIRIRNGKAFIASERCIDCGECIRICPHHAKRARYTHMEDLGKFKYNIALPAPSLYGQFNNLDDIDYVLTGLKKMGFDQVYEVSRAAELVSEATRKLMYNPETGMSLPRPVISSACPAVVRLIRVRFPDLCDHVLPLKSPMETAAGMAKREAVERTGLPERDIGCFFITPCPAKVTDIQMPLGIDRSKVDGAIAISEVFPTLSHTMDRLESIEPIANSGIIGVGWSTSGGESAALLNEKYLAADGIENVIRVLEEVEDERIGELDFIELNACAGGCVGGVLCVENPYVAKARIQRLRKYLPVSQNHLAGGPVPTDMEWEGELEFSNVMTLSADLSEAMRMMVEIDNIEEELPGLDCGACGAPTCRAFAEDVVKGACRKTDCVFVYRKQMQKVASTLSELEGGLGWHPGGINNDGKEERE; this is translated from the coding sequence ATGGCGGAGTTTTTCCATTCTGTTACATTAAAAGAAGACAAGTGCGTGGGCTGCACCAACTGCGTGAAGCGCTGCCCCACCGAGGCCATACGCATAAGAAACGGCAAGGCCTTTATCGCTTCCGAGCGCTGCATAGACTGCGGCGAGTGCATACGCATCTGCCCCCACCACGCCAAAAGGGCCAGGTATACCCATATGGAGGACCTGGGCAAGTTCAAGTATAACATAGCCCTGCCCGCGCCGAGCCTTTACGGCCAGTTCAACAATCTGGACGACATAGATTACGTGCTGACGGGCCTTAAAAAGATGGGCTTCGACCAGGTGTACGAGGTCTCAAGGGCCGCGGAGCTGGTCAGCGAAGCCACCCGAAAGCTCATGTATAACCCCGAGACCGGCATGAGCCTTCCACGGCCGGTGATAAGCTCGGCCTGCCCGGCGGTGGTGCGGCTCATAAGGGTGCGCTTTCCCGACCTCTGCGACCATGTGCTGCCTCTGAAGTCCCCTATGGAGACGGCGGCGGGCATGGCAAAGCGGGAGGCCGTGGAGAGAACCGGCCTTCCCGAGAGGGACATAGGCTGCTTTTTCATCACCCCCTGTCCGGCCAAGGTCACGGACATACAGATGCCCCTGGGGATAGACAGGTCCAAGGTAGACGGGGCCATCGCCATCAGCGAGGTTTTCCCCACTCTAAGCCACACCATGGATAGGCTTGAGAGCATAGAGCCCATCGCAAACTCGGGAATTATCGGCGTGGGCTGGAGCACAAGCGGCGGGGAGTCCGCGGCGTTACTTAACGAGAAGTACCTTGCCGCCGACGGCATAGAGAACGTGATACGCGTGCTGGAGGAGGTGGAGGACGAGCGCATAGGGGAGCTGGACTTTATCGAGCTCAATGCCTGCGCCGGGGGCTGCGTGGGGGGCGTGCTCTGCGTTGAGAACCCCTACGTGGCCAAGGCCAGGATACAGCGCCTTAGAAAGTACCTGCCCGTAAGCCAGAACCACCTGGCAGGGGGGCCTGTGCCCACAGATATGGAGTGGGAGGGGGAGCTGGAGTTTTCCAACGTTATGACCCTCTCGGCCGATTTGTCGGAGGCTATGCGCATGATGGTGGAGATAGACAATATAGAGGAGGAGCTGCCCGGCCTTGACTGCGGGGCCTGCGGCGCACCCACCTGCCGGGCCTTCGCCGAGGACGTGGTGAAGGGCGCGTGCAGGAAGACCGACTGCGTGTTCGTCTACCGCAAGCAGATGCAGAAGGTGGCGAGCACCCTCTCGGAGCTTGAGGGGGGCCTTGGCTGGCACCCGGGCGGCATCAATAACGACGGCAAGGAGGAGAGGGAATGA
- a CDS encoding ATP-binding protein — translation MRELSLNVMDIAQNSISAGASLITITVEEDAELDELSISIGDNGRGMTPEQVERVTDPFFTTRTTRSVGLGVPLFKMEAEMTGGRFSIESTLGVGTTTTAVFKPSSVDMIPLGDINGTVSMLVMMNPDLDFLYTRSYKPMEGERREFALDTRELRTVLGEDVPLNLPDVTGWVNEFLSENTDELLNGSQNQEGATDI, via the coding sequence ATGCGTGAGCTTTCACTGAACGTAATGGACATCGCCCAGAACTCCATCTCCGCCGGGGCAAGCCTTATCACCATAACGGTGGAGGAGGACGCGGAGCTTGACGAGCTCTCCATCTCTATCGGCGACAACGGCCGGGGCATGACCCCCGAGCAGGTGGAGCGCGTGACGGACCCGTTCTTTACCACCCGGACTACGCGCAGCGTGGGCCTGGGGGTGCCCCTGTTCAAGATGGAGGCGGAGATGACCGGCGGGCGGTTCTCCATCGAGTCCACCCTTGGGGTGGGCACCACCACCACCGCCGTCTTTAAACCCTCCAGCGTGGACATGATACCCCTTGGGGACATCAACGGCACCGTCAGTATGCTGGTGATGATGAACCCGGACCTGGACTTTCTCTATACCAGAAGCTATAAGCCCATGGAGGGGGAGCGGCGGGAGTTCGCCCTGGACACCAGGGAGCTTCGCACGGTCCTTGGGGAGGACGTGCCCCTGAACCTGCCGGACGTGACGGGGTGGGTCAACGAATTTCTCAGCGAGAACACAGACGAGCTTTTAAACGGTTCACAAAATCAGGAAGGAGCGACAGATATATGA
- a CDS encoding PHP domain-containing protein translates to MSAYPYDLHIHSCLSPCGDNDMTPNNIVGMAQISGLEIIAVTDHNTCKNAPAVLKAAQEAGIVAIPGMELCTSEEAHVVCLFESLEGAMEFDRYIYDNMPHIKNKPEIFGEQRVLNENDELVGTLPDLLLVASYIGADQVKALCEQYGGTAFPAHVDRDSYSITAALGSIPPEGGYTFAEVTRDADLEEVKRRYPELCSMGIVRDSDSHYLDTLAASVPNSMELPEKSVRAVLKVLLGM, encoded by the coding sequence ATGAGCGCGTACCCCTATGACCTGCATATCCACTCCTGCCTGTCCCCCTGCGGGGACAACGACATGACCCCCAACAATATCGTGGGCATGGCACAGATCTCCGGCCTTGAGATAATAGCCGTCACCGACCACAACACCTGCAAGAACGCCCCGGCGGTGCTTAAAGCAGCACAGGAGGCGGGCATAGTGGCGATACCCGGCATGGAGCTCTGCACCAGCGAGGAGGCCCACGTGGTCTGCCTTTTTGAGAGCTTAGAGGGTGCTATGGAGTTCGACAGGTACATATATGATAATATGCCCCATATAAAGAATAAGCCGGAGATCTTCGGCGAGCAGCGCGTTCTGAACGAGAACGACGAGCTGGTGGGGACTCTCCCTGACCTGCTGCTGGTGGCTTCGTATATCGGCGCGGACCAGGTAAAGGCCCTATGTGAGCAGTACGGCGGCACGGCCTTCCCGGCCCATGTGGACAGGGACTCCTACAGCATAACCGCTGCCCTTGGCAGCATACCCCCGGAGGGGGGGTATACCTTTGCCGAGGTCACAAGGGACGCGGACCTGGAGGAGGTGAAGAGAAGGTACCCGGAGCTTTGCTCCATGGGCATAGTCCGGGACTCGGACAGCCATTATCTGGACACCTTGGCGGCCTCTGTGCCAAACAGTATGGAGCTGCCGGAAAAAAGTGTCAGGGCGGTGCTTAAAGTGCTTTTGGGAATGTGA